In Jatrophihabitans endophyticus, one DNA window encodes the following:
- a CDS encoding glucose-1-phosphate adenylyltransferase family protein: protein MPRPDVLVLVLAGGKGSRLDLLTANRAKPAVPFAGSYRLIDFPLSNCLHSNIADVWVLQQYQPASLNDHLANGRPWDLDRTTGGLLVLPPYQGSGRGGFTQGTADGLWRNAQLIRDVEPRTVVIVSADAVYRLDYADVVRGHRESDAVMTMVTTRVDRGDASRYGVVQIEGDDEVDGARVSDYAYKPDEPKSDLVSNEVFVFEPDHVLSLLERLADEATDPDEEGLGDLGDALLPALVDEGVVRQHRHREYWRDVGTIEAYWASNMDFIAAQPPIDLDDEQWVIRTQGGHRSPAWFADSGTASGSLVGASARVAGTVTRSVLSPGVVVEEGAHVEDSVLLPGVVVRAGAHVRRSVVDDSVEIGRGAIVGGDDGIALLGDFVSVPPGERIEAGARYPAEDHD from the coding sequence ATGCCTCGACCCGACGTGCTCGTCCTGGTGCTCGCCGGCGGGAAGGGGTCACGCCTCGACCTGCTCACCGCCAATCGCGCGAAGCCCGCCGTCCCGTTCGCCGGCTCGTACCGGCTGATCGACTTCCCGCTCTCCAACTGCCTGCACAGCAACATCGCCGACGTGTGGGTGCTGCAGCAGTACCAGCCCGCGTCGCTCAACGACCATCTGGCCAACGGCCGGCCGTGGGACCTCGACCGGACGACCGGCGGCCTGCTCGTCCTGCCGCCGTACCAGGGGTCGGGCCGCGGTGGCTTCACGCAGGGGACGGCGGACGGGCTGTGGCGCAACGCCCAGCTGATCCGCGACGTCGAACCCCGCACGGTCGTGATCGTCAGCGCCGATGCCGTCTACCGCCTGGACTACGCCGATGTCGTGCGCGGGCATCGCGAGTCCGACGCGGTGATGACGATGGTGACGACGCGGGTCGATCGGGGCGACGCGAGCCGTTACGGCGTGGTCCAAATCGAGGGAGACGACGAGGTCGACGGCGCCCGGGTGAGCGACTACGCCTACAAGCCGGACGAGCCGAAGTCCGACCTCGTGTCCAACGAGGTGTTCGTCTTCGAACCAGATCACGTGCTGTCGTTGCTCGAGCGGCTGGCCGACGAGGCGACGGACCCGGACGAGGAGGGGTTGGGCGACCTCGGCGACGCCCTGCTGCCCGCTCTCGTCGACGAGGGGGTCGTGCGCCAGCACCGGCACCGCGAGTACTGGCGCGACGTAGGGACGATCGAGGCCTACTGGGCGAGCAACATGGACTTCATCGCCGCACAGCCGCCCATCGACCTGGACGACGAGCAGTGGGTGATCCGCACGCAGGGTGGCCACCGCTCGCCGGCATGGTTCGCCGACTCCGGCACGGCGTCGGGCAGCCTGGTCGGGGCGTCCGCGCGGGTCGCCGGAACCGTCACGCGCAGTGTGCTGTCGCCCGGCGTCGTCGTCGAGGAGGGCGCGCACGTCGAGGACAGCGTGCTGCTGCCCGGCGTCGTCGTCCGCGCCGGCGCGCATGTCCGCCGCAGCGTCGTCGATGACTCCGTCGAGATCGGCCGGGGCGCGATCGTCGGCGGGGACGACGGCATCGCGCTGCTGGGCGACTTCGTGTCCGTGCCGCCGGGCGAGCGCATCGAGGCGGGCGCGCGGTACCCGGCGGAGGACCACGACTAG
- the ligD gene encoding non-homologous end-joining DNA ligase, with the protein MEPMLATTVTALPSGPGWAYEFKWDGVRALLDVTDDRIRIRSRAGNDVTDGYPELVTQARGIDDALLDGEIVAFDDGRPSFGRLQLRMHVRGSTELRRLVEQVPVTYVAFDVLRRFGVDLTARPYEERRATLERFAEEHPGWTVSPSFDDGGATEQVARSHGLEGVVAKRLGSPYRAGRRHDDWRKLRFLRSGEFVVLGWDAAREHPRTPSALVLGMATDTGWRYAGRVGSGLSARVVAALHERLVDRATPPLAGLPAPQRGRVPHWVEPTVVVDVGFSMWTSDGVLRQPVFRGIRSDKRPEEAHGDA; encoded by the coding sequence ATGGAACCGATGCTCGCCACGACCGTGACGGCACTGCCGTCCGGGCCGGGGTGGGCCTACGAGTTCAAGTGGGACGGCGTGCGGGCGCTGCTCGACGTCACCGACGACCGGATCCGCATCCGCAGCCGGGCCGGCAACGACGTCACCGACGGGTATCCGGAGCTCGTGACCCAGGCCCGGGGCATCGACGACGCGCTGCTCGACGGCGAGATCGTCGCCTTCGACGACGGCCGCCCGTCCTTCGGTCGGCTGCAGCTGCGCATGCACGTGCGCGGCAGCACCGAGCTGCGCCGGCTCGTCGAGCAGGTACCGGTCACCTACGTCGCCTTCGACGTCCTGCGCCGCTTCGGCGTGGACCTCACCGCACGCCCGTACGAGGAGCGGCGCGCGACGCTGGAACGCTTCGCCGAGGAGCACCCGGGCTGGACGGTCAGCCCGTCCTTCGACGACGGCGGCGCGACCGAGCAGGTCGCACGCAGCCACGGCCTCGAGGGCGTCGTCGCCAAGCGGCTCGGCTCGCCCTACCGGGCCGGTCGCCGCCACGACGACTGGCGCAAGCTGCGCTTCCTGCGCAGCGGCGAGTTCGTGGTGCTCGGGTGGGACGCCGCGCGCGAGCACCCGAGGACCCCGTCGGCGCTGGTGCTCGGCATGGCGACCGACACCGGGTGGCGCTACGCCGGTCGTGTCGGCAGCGGGCTGTCCGCTCGGGTGGTCGCCGCGCTGCACGAGCGCCTCGTCGACCGCGCGACGCCCCCGCTGGCGGGCCTCCCGGCACCGCAGCGCGGCCGGGTGCCGCACTGGGTCGAGCCGACGGTGGTGGTCGACGTCGGCTTCAGCATGTGGACGTCCGACGGTGTGCTCCGCCAGCCCGTGTTCCGCGGGATACGCAGCGACAAACGACCCGAGGAGGCGCACGGGGATGCCTGA
- the ligD gene encoding non-homologous end-joining DNA ligase, which yields MPDKGEKVTVEVDGHRLTLSNLGKVLYPEAGFAKGEVIDYYSRIAPVLLPHLADRALTVKRYPNGVDDTFFFEKNASRSTPSWVRTINLPAPGSTKNRETIDYIVVEELPTLVFLANLAALELHVPQWRIPRRARTPRTDLVVFDLDPGPPATIVECCEVALLLRDLLVEDGMTPLAKTSGSKGMQVSVPVEVDDPAHTSDYAHAIARRLERARPDLVVSRMLKSLRPEKILVDWSQNNPAKTTVAPYSLRARPQPTVSTPLTWDEVEAGQHLSFTAHEVLARVDEHGDLFAPVLADGNRVRITGAMLADR from the coding sequence ATGCCTGACAAGGGCGAGAAGGTGACCGTCGAGGTCGACGGTCACCGGCTGACGCTGTCGAACCTGGGCAAGGTGCTCTACCCCGAGGCGGGCTTCGCCAAGGGCGAGGTCATCGACTACTACTCGCGCATCGCGCCCGTCCTGCTCCCCCACCTCGCCGACCGCGCGCTGACCGTGAAGCGCTACCCGAACGGTGTCGACGACACGTTCTTCTTCGAGAAGAACGCGTCCCGCTCGACGCCGTCGTGGGTGCGGACAATCAATCTGCCCGCACCCGGTTCCACGAAGAACCGCGAGACGATCGACTACATCGTGGTCGAAGAGCTCCCGACGCTCGTCTTCCTCGCCAACCTCGCCGCGCTCGAGCTCCACGTGCCGCAGTGGCGCATCCCCCGGCGCGCGCGCACACCGCGTACCGATCTCGTCGTCTTCGACCTCGACCCCGGGCCGCCGGCCACGATCGTCGAGTGCTGCGAGGTCGCCCTGCTGCTGCGCGATCTGCTCGTCGAGGACGGCATGACGCCGCTGGCCAAGACGTCCGGGTCGAAGGGCATGCAGGTGAGCGTCCCCGTCGAGGTCGACGACCCGGCCCACACGTCGGACTACGCCCACGCGATCGCGCGCCGACTGGAGCGCGCGCGCCCCGATCTCGTCGTCTCGCGGATGCTGAAGTCGCTGCGTCCCGAGAAGATCCTGGTCGACTGGAGCCAGAACAACCCGGCGAAGACGACGGTCGCGCCGTACTCGTTGCGGGCCCGCCCGCAGCCGACGGTCTCCACGCCGCTCACGTGGGACGAGGTCGAGGCCGGCCAGCACCTGTCGTTCACCGCGCACGAGGTCCTGGCCCGCGTCGACGAGCACGGCGACCTGTTCGCCCCCGTCCTGGCCGACGGCAACCGGGTCCGCATCACCGGGGCCATGCTCGCCGACCGGTAG
- a CDS encoding TetR/AcrR family transcriptional regulator, with translation MASVAQSEVGRGARLPRSARRKQLLAAAQAVFVANGYHAAAMDDIAERAGVSKPVLYQHFPGKRELYLALLDTQAAALADAVVQALATTDDNQQRIHAVLSAYFSFVDRDDHDGAFRLIFESDLVNDPEVRNKVESVTERTMTAVADTVAADTGLGRPEAELLATALTGSAQVVARWWLASDRPVSQDDAIALLESLLWRGISNFPRQG, from the coding sequence ATGGCCAGCGTCGCGCAGTCCGAGGTGGGCCGCGGCGCCCGCTTACCGCGGTCGGCGCGCCGCAAGCAGCTGCTCGCTGCCGCACAGGCCGTCTTCGTCGCGAACGGGTACCACGCCGCGGCGATGGACGACATCGCCGAGCGGGCCGGTGTCTCCAAACCGGTGCTCTACCAGCACTTCCCGGGCAAGCGCGAGCTCTACCTCGCCCTGCTCGACACGCAGGCCGCGGCGCTCGCGGACGCCGTCGTCCAGGCCCTCGCGACCACCGACGACAACCAGCAGCGCATCCACGCCGTGCTCTCCGCGTACTTCTCCTTCGTCGACCGTGACGACCACGACGGCGCGTTCCGGCTCATCTTCGAGAGCGACCTGGTGAACGACCCCGAGGTGCGGAACAAGGTCGAGTCGGTCACCGAGCGGACGATGACCGCGGTGGCCGACACGGTCGCCGCCGACACCGGCCTGGGCCGTCCGGAGGCCGAGCTGCTGGCCACCGCGCTCACCGGCTCGGCCCAGGTCGTGGCCCGCTGGTGGCTCGCCAGCGACCGTCCCGTGTCGCAGGACGACGCG